Proteins found in one uncultured Desulfuromonas sp. genomic segment:
- a CDS encoding transposase, protein MESIYYIGLDVHKKSIAYCIKTESGKLVREGTIKAQRESLRQWLQELPAPWIGALEATIFTGWIYDFLKPHALELKVAHPQMLKAITAAKKKNDRADAETLADLLRVNLLPQCYMMPPELRELRRMLRYRNLVVSAATQMKNKMSGLLMEVGAPYSKRRLHGKKYFSELLEQGRGCS, encoded by the coding sequence ATGGAAAGTATTTATTACATCGGTTTGGACGTCCACAAAAAAAGCATCGCTTACTGCATTAAAACCGAGAGCGGGAAGCTCGTAAGAGAAGGGACGATCAAGGCGCAACGCGAATCATTGAGGCAATGGCTGCAGGAGTTGCCAGCTCCGTGGATAGGCGCGCTGGAAGCAACGATCTTCACCGGTTGGATCTACGACTTTCTCAAGCCGCATGCTCTTGAGTTGAAAGTAGCGCATCCGCAAATGCTCAAGGCAATCACGGCGGCCAAAAAGAAAAACGATCGCGCCGATGCGGAAACGCTCGCGGATTTGCTACGTGTCAATCTTCTGCCGCAATGTTACATGATGCCGCCGGAGTTACGAGAATTGCGGCGTATGCTGCGTTACAGAAATTTGGTCGTGAGCGCCGCAACGCAAATGAAGAACAAAATGTCCGGTTTGTTGATGGAGGTCGGTGCTCCATACAGCAAACGACGCTTGCATGGAAAGAAATATTTTTCCGAGTTGCTCGAGCAAGGTAGAGGATGTTCCTGA
- a CDS encoding PLP-dependent aminotransferase family protein has protein sequence MIYLNLNHKEPLYQQLYEQLKQKIIAGEWSQGKRLPAMRVLAKELCISRNTVENAYGQLCIEGYAVSKQGCGFIVQDIQETVLDRPYKTMARIANSGRQEQQAQPSQSQEKSTSYTFDFQYGNLPPESFPRQIWRRLTAEALTSFESENICAYGDKQGELALRRELIDYLHDSRGIVCTPDQVVLCNGLQDALGLICTLFSDDNRILAMEDPGYDFTRIVFQNHGYTIAPIPVNASGISLDDLQHSPAKMAYITPSHQFPTGCVMPINQRMELLRWAEQVDGIILEDDYDSELRYHTRPIPALQSIDRHGRVIYLGTFSKALSPALRTSYLIFPQRLLAKYQTTFSRYNPSVPWLQQQVMTLFMAQGHWEKHLRKMCLQNKRRHDVLVRAIREMMGERVKVYGAGGGLHLLVEVLDKTPQEDLIQKAAAHQVKVYPTRQYWLQPEKAADSLIQLGFSGLEEEEIVEGVLLLCKAWF, from the coding sequence ATGATCTATCTCAACCTAAACCACAAAGAACCGCTCTATCAACAGCTTTACGAGCAACTGAAACAGAAGATTATTGCCGGAGAATGGAGCCAAGGAAAACGTTTGCCCGCCATGCGCGTGTTGGCGAAAGAACTGTGCATCAGCCGCAATACGGTTGAAAACGCCTATGGGCAGCTATGCATTGAAGGCTATGCCGTCAGTAAACAAGGATGCGGTTTTATCGTGCAGGATATTCAGGAGACCGTGCTGGATCGTCCGTACAAAACCATGGCCCGAATTGCCAACTCAGGACGACAGGAACAACAGGCTCAGCCGAGCCAATCACAAGAAAAAAGCACGAGCTACACATTTGATTTTCAATACGGCAACCTGCCGCCGGAATCATTTCCCCGCCAGATCTGGCGACGCTTAACCGCCGAAGCTCTGACCTCTTTTGAGTCGGAAAACATTTGCGCCTATGGCGACAAGCAAGGCGAGTTGGCGCTGCGCCGTGAACTGATCGATTATCTGCATGATTCACGCGGCATCGTCTGCACGCCGGATCAAGTTGTGTTGTGCAACGGCCTGCAGGATGCTCTCGGCCTCATCTGCACCTTGTTCAGTGACGACAACCGCATTCTGGCCATGGAAGATCCGGGCTATGACTTCACTCGCATCGTGTTTCAAAATCATGGTTATACCATCGCGCCCATACCGGTCAACGCGTCGGGAATCAGTCTTGACGATCTACAACACAGCCCCGCCAAGATGGCGTACATCACGCCATCGCATCAATTCCCCACCGGCTGCGTCATGCCGATCAATCAGCGCATGGAGTTGTTACGCTGGGCGGAACAGGTGGATGGCATCATCCTCGAAGATGATTACGACAGCGAGCTGCGTTACCACACACGCCCCATCCCCGCACTGCAATCCATTGATCGGCACGGGCGGGTAATTTATCTCGGCACCTTTTCCAAAGCCCTGTCGCCGGCGTTGCGGACAAGCTACCTCATTTTCCCACAACGTCTTCTGGCCAAATACCAGACGACATTTTCCCGTTATAATCCCAGCGTTCCGTGGTTACAACAGCAGGTGATGACCCTGTTCATGGCCCAGGGGCATTGGGAAAAGCATTTACGAAAAATGTGCTTACAGAATAAGAGAAGGCACGATGTTTTAGTCCGGGCGATTCGTGAAATGATGGGCGAGCGCGTCAAGGTTTATGGCGCGGGTGGCGGGTTGCATTTGCTTGTCGAAGTTCTGGATAAAACGCCGCAGGAGGATTTAATCCAAAAAGCCGCCGCGCATCAGGTCAAGGTTTATCCGACCCGGCAATATTGGTTGCAGCCGGAAAAGGCAGCGGACAGTTTGATTCAGTTGGGGTTTAGTGGGTTGGAAGAAGAGGAGATTGTTGAGGGAGTATTGCTGCTGTGTAAGGCGTGGTTTTAA
- a CDS encoding pyridoxamine 5'-phosphate oxidase family protein — MRRKDLKISSTEEIEAIIKQSNVCRLGLCDGDTPYVVPLNFGYEDGKFYFHSAAAGRKVDLLKANPKVCLEFDMDLGMITDEKACNWGIRYKSVIVTGRATVLNTLEEKVQALNIIMKNYTEDAYTFPEKVVGSTFVFVVDAQEISGKQTDESTIVD; from the coding sequence ATGCGTAGAAAAGATTTGAAAATTTCATCCACAGAAGAAATCGAAGCGATTATCAAGCAATCCAACGTCTGTCGTCTGGGGCTGTGTGACGGTGACACACCCTATGTGGTGCCGTTGAATTTTGGCTATGAGGATGGGAAGTTTTATTTTCATTCAGCGGCTGCGGGCCGTAAGGTCGATCTGCTCAAGGCCAATCCCAAGGTCTGCCTGGAATTCGACATGGACCTCGGTATGATCACCGATGAAAAAGCCTGCAACTGGGGCATTCGCTACAAAAGCGTGATCGTCACCGGTCGTGCAACCGTGTTGAACACGCTTGAGGAGAAGGTGCAGGCGCTGAATATTATTATGAAAAACTATACGGAGGATGCCTATACTTTTCCCGAAAAAGTCGTAGGAAGCACCTTTGTTTTTGTTGTCGATGCTCAGGAGATTTCAGGCAAGCAAACCGATGAATCGACGATTGTCGATTGA
- a CDS encoding LysE family translocator, translating into MFSSEFLLTSLVVVLIPGTGVIYTISTGLFHSRRASIAAACGCTAGIVPHLTASILGLSAILHMSAVAFQAVKYAGVLYLLYLSWSMWRETGLLQVNAPESARSLRHVAIKGFLINILNPKLSIFFLAFLPLFVSPDSASPALQMLILSGLFMLMTLVVFILYGLLATSVRRYIVNSSKITSFLQKSFAAIFAALGLKLALTER; encoded by the coding sequence ATGTTTAGCTCTGAGTTTTTGCTGACGTCACTTGTCGTGGTTTTAATACCGGGGACTGGTGTTATTTACACCATTTCAACGGGGCTTTTTCATAGCCGGCGTGCGAGCATCGCCGCGGCATGTGGCTGTACAGCAGGGATCGTTCCTCATTTAACGGCGAGTATCTTGGGACTGTCAGCGATCCTTCATATGAGTGCTGTCGCGTTTCAGGCGGTAAAGTATGCCGGGGTTCTCTATCTGCTGTATCTTTCATGGTCGATGTGGCGGGAGACGGGTTTGCTACAGGTCAATGCCCCGGAATCGGCCAGGAGTTTGCGGCATGTGGCCATCAAAGGATTTCTGATTAATATTCTGAATCCCAAACTGTCGATATTTTTTCTGGCGTTCCTGCCGCTGTTTGTTTCACCGGATAGCGCATCCCCTGCGCTGCAGATGTTAATCCTCAGTGGTCTTTTTATGCTCATGACGTTGGTTGTTTTCATCCTGTACGGACTCCTGGCGACGTCCGTGCGCAGATATATCGTCAATTCCTCAAAGATTACGAGTTTTCTGCAGAAATCATTCGCGGCTATTTTTGCCGCCCTTGGTTTAAAGCTGGCTTTGACCGAGCGATAG
- a CDS encoding GNAT family N-acetyltransferase, with translation MVIRSAQLSDTQKIAATHKASIEGLCANSYDAQSIAGWVAILSPAIYESAIEDKVMIVAEEQGDILGLGILDIEQAIIGAVYIHPKAKGTGCGWKLLSELEAIALKNKVTELTLFSTINALGFYQRHGYVSIEKAFHKLPNDVKLECVKMHKVL, from the coding sequence ATGGTCATTCGTTCCGCACAACTTTCCGACACGCAAAAAATCGCGGCAACGCACAAAGCCTCGATTGAAGGGCTTTGTGCGAATTCTTATGATGCGCAATCGATTGCCGGTTGGGTGGCAATCCTGTCACCTGCGATCTATGAAAGTGCCATAGAGGATAAGGTCATGATTGTGGCGGAAGAACAGGGTGACATCCTTGGTCTGGGTATTCTCGATATCGAACAAGCAATCATCGGAGCGGTTTATATCCATCCGAAAGCCAAAGGTACAGGATGTGGTTGGAAGCTCTTGTCGGAATTGGAAGCAATTGCCTTGAAAAACAAGGTCACTGAGCTGACCCTCTTCTCGACAATCAACGCGTTGGGTTTTTACCAACGCCATGGATATGTCAGCATAGAAAAAGCCTTCCATAAACTACCCAACGACGTAAAGCTGGAGTGCGTCAAAATGCACAAGGTGCTCTAG
- a CDS encoding Fic family protein, with product MYIHQQQHWPDFYWDREKLAFLLAEVRHLQGRLLGRMDALGFALREEAGLQILTEDVLKTSEIEGETFNREQVRSSIARRMGIDRGESVTIDRNAEGIVEVMLDATRNYQRPLDQERLYSWHAALFPTGRSGLQRIQVGQWRDASSGAMQIVSGAFGKETVHYEAPSFERLDGEMKHYLAWFNVPSPTDPVIAAAIAHFWFVTIHPFDDGNGRLARAIADMLLARSEQSPLRFYSMSARIQQERKEYYDILERCQKGDLDISLWVEWFLGCLKRAIEAAEQTLEAILIKARFWESHAHEPFNARQRDILNRLLDGFTDKLTSSKWAKLEKCSQDTALRDINDLLSRHILAKDPAGGRSTSYQLQF from the coding sequence ATGTATATCCATCAACAACAGCACTGGCCTGATTTTTATTGGGATCGGGAAAAGCTGGCTTTTCTCCTCGCCGAAGTCCGCCATCTTCAAGGACGGCTGCTCGGCCGCATGGACGCATTGGGATTTGCCTTGCGCGAGGAAGCCGGGCTGCAAATTCTGACGGAAGACGTTTTAAAAACCAGTGAAATTGAGGGTGAAACCTTTAACCGCGAGCAGGTCCGTTCGTCCATCGCCCGCAGAATGGGGATTGATCGCGGAGAATCCGTAACGATTGATCGCAACGCGGAAGGCATCGTGGAAGTCATGCTTGATGCCACCAGAAACTATCAGCGACCATTAGATCAAGAACGACTTTACAGCTGGCATGCAGCCCTATTCCCCACAGGACGAAGCGGCCTGCAACGCATCCAGGTTGGCCAGTGGCGTGATGCGTCCAGTGGAGCAATGCAGATTGTTTCCGGCGCGTTCGGCAAAGAGACGGTCCATTACGAAGCCCCGAGCTTTGAACGACTTGATGGCGAAATGAAGCACTACCTCGCTTGGTTTAATGTTCCCAGCCCGACAGACCCGGTCATTGCGGCGGCCATTGCTCATTTCTGGTTCGTCACCATCCATCCTTTTGACGATGGCAATGGTCGCCTGGCGCGTGCGATAGCCGATATGCTACTGGCGCGTTCAGAGCAAAGTCCGTTGCGTTTTTACAGCATGTCGGCCCGTATCCAACAGGAACGTAAAGAGTACTACGACATCCTCGAACGCTGTCAAAAAGGCGATCTCGATATTTCGTTATGGGTTGAATGGTTTTTAGGCTGTCTGAAGCGGGCCATTGAAGCCGCCGAACAAACCCTCGAAGCGATTTTGATCAAAGCCCGCTTCTGGGAGTCTCATGCGCATGAGCCGTTCAATGCCCGGCAACGGGATATCCTCAACCGACTCCTGGATGGCTTTACCGACAAGCTGACCTCGTCAAAATGGGCCAAGCTTGAAAAATGCTCTCAGGATACCGCCTTGCGTGATATCAACGACCTGCTTTCCCGTCATATCTTGGCCAAAGATCCTGCTGGCGGGCGCAGCACGAGTTATCAACTTCAGTTTTGA
- a CDS encoding desulfoferrodoxin FeS4 iron-binding domain-containing protein has translation MATRNEVYKCATCGNAFAILTGGQGELVCCGAPMERMVPMRSMFP, from the coding sequence ATGGCAACTCGAAACGAAGTCTATAAATGTGCAACATGCGGCAATGCTTTCGCTATTTTGACGGGTGGGCAGGGTGAGCTTGTTTGCTGTGGCGCTCCTATGGAACGGATGGTGCCCATGAGAAGCATGTTCCCATGA
- a CDS encoding desulfoferrodoxin family protein, producing MLWRSYGTDGAHEKHVPMIVGILDDIEVSVGGVAHPMQPEHYIEWIELLTDRVSYREFLKSGDTPDVNFSVDTEDVTARVYCNLHGLWKSKP from the coding sequence TTGCTGTGGCGCTCCTATGGAACGGATGGTGCCCATGAGAAGCATGTTCCCATGATTGTGGGTATCCTTGACGACATTGAGGTTTCCGTGGGGGGCGTTGCACATCCCATGCAGCCTGAGCATTATATTGAGTGGATTGAGCTGCTGACGGATCGTGTCAGTTATCGAGAATTCCTGAAATCCGGAGACACACCCGATGTCAACTTTTCAGTAGACACCGAGGACGTTACTGCGCGTGTTTATTGCAACCTGCATGGGCTATGGAAAAGTAAGCCCTAA
- a CDS encoding TetR/AcrR family transcriptional regulator has translation MVQVLKDHVKQQISKVAEQLFARVGYQKATMGMIAEEAGVATGTIYKYYTNKQALFESIITEAFVAEFKQLTHKRVASLIDPSQTKESVSIDSGAAGQLLRFWIDNRLKVIILLARAEGSRYASFEHDYIQAMTQQALIHLPLTHPNFNDSKIFRFVFNARLVDTVKGIVSILETFDQEQDIRDAFALGWTYHFAGINAVITHCSQGGEQ, from the coding sequence ATGGTTCAGGTTTTAAAAGATCATGTGAAGCAACAGATTTCCAAAGTGGCAGAGCAATTATTTGCCCGCGTCGGCTATCAGAAAGCCACCATGGGCATGATTGCCGAGGAAGCCGGGGTGGCCACTGGAACGATTTATAAATACTACACAAACAAGCAGGCGCTGTTTGAGTCGATCATCACCGAGGCGTTTGTCGCGGAGTTTAAACAACTGACGCACAAGCGGGTGGCTTCGTTGATTGATCCTTCACAGACGAAAGAGTCCGTGTCCATCGACAGCGGGGCGGCAGGCCAGTTGTTGCGCTTTTGGATCGACAATCGTCTGAAAGTGATCATCCTTCTAGCGCGTGCCGAAGGATCGCGTTACGCATCCTTTGAGCACGACTACATTCAGGCCATGACCCAACAGGCGCTGATCCATCTTCCCCTGACGCACCCCAACTTTAACGACAGCAAAATTTTTCGTTTTGTCTTCAATGCGCGACTGGTGGACACCGTGAAAGGAATTGTGTCCATCTTGGAGACCTTCGATCAGGAGCAGGACATCCGAGATGCCTTTGCTTTGGGGTGGACCTATCATTTTGCCGGAATCAATGCTGTGATTACCCACTGCAGCCAGGGAGGAGAGCAATGA
- a CDS encoding response regulator: MPLKLFSPKSLVPWIAVSILLVVVFCGCSAAQTIFPQAQQGRFDLRGWSFGDQGAVPLNGQWAFYWDQLLSPTHFSQNQAESQSDYVTVPKLWSGHVTPEGQTLDHSGMATLRLTVHVDANQPLLALKITAMTAAYRLWLNDRLLVEQGIVGTSSQSECPAFGRKTVSFQPPAERFVLTLQLSNHNLIGGVVSHPRLVLGDAAQLSTAAGAERRHSAILLCVSLFMVVYHLALFLFYRRDRSTLYFALFCLLWLINGTITYVSSWMLSFTEIHNMVWSVYRCDLISYYLTIPLMVLFFRSMFRDEMPALMPKLALLPALGFSGYVLLPEFVGLHPLQGSGPQLYHLFSILFILWSAYGLIKAWQHQRSGAGLILAGFILMTMVGVNDMLFDIKVVNTGFFMPFGMLLFIVFQALALAQRFSNAFATTERLSMELQEKNIALSRMDQLKDEFLANTSHELRTPLAGIIGIAESLLAGSGGQLSELARHNLHMVVTSGRRLTSLINDILDFTRLRNRDLPLNLKAVDAKAIADVVISLLTPLAEAKQLTLVNQIDDTLPCVRADEDRLQQIFYNLLGNAIKFTDQGEIVVTGQQVNDGLELSVRDQGIGIDAEGLKTIFEPFEQVDSGAERISQGAGLGLAITRNLVQLHGGDLGVESQLGQGSTFHFRLPVTESFTQTMAAAVDTLQSSPAPMPASVLLPEKTAEQESQQAGEGEDGSDFSILVVDDEPVNLQVLVNQLHVARYRVRIANSGREALALVDEETPDLILLDIMMPHMTGYEVCQRLRRTYNAAQLPVIMLTARSRVSDVVQGFQAGANDYVSKPFSRDILLARVRTQLQLGRAYQTLAENMRLKKELEQRQQTELELRQTQRRLAQLLDSVDDMVITVNESREISFYNHSAAQLLGVDDDTLLGHGLEELFDAAWVEKLEALSVRQQKGENGEGATCSLAGLEVTKADGGTLQVDVIATLLILEDEALQTLILRVPQTVTPSPAPVTVNVIAAVNRHQQRLRGLENALNGLLPRLQSDAPEVVNEIRTLDQALADVEKNLHTSAENERRRLAVQVMQLSIDYWYEATDLGKVDLARESGIWKLYTDRNGYTRAQTFDKYLSEETFPRRPRWKSISNTAVYVLAACTTPCPLRDRLERALAALRLQE; the protein is encoded by the coding sequence ATGCCGCTAAAACTCTTCAGCCCTAAATCGTTAGTGCCGTGGATTGCTGTGAGCATCCTGCTTGTTGTGGTTTTTTGCGGCTGTTCCGCAGCACAGACGATTTTTCCTCAGGCACAGCAAGGGCGCTTTGACCTGCGTGGTTGGAGCTTTGGCGACCAAGGGGCGGTTCCTCTCAATGGCCAGTGGGCCTTTTATTGGGATCAACTTCTTTCCCCGACTCATTTTAGCCAGAACCAAGCGGAATCTCAGAGCGACTATGTCACTGTGCCGAAGCTGTGGTCCGGTCACGTGACGCCGGAAGGTCAAACCTTGGATCACTCCGGCATGGCGACCTTGCGCCTGACCGTGCACGTTGATGCCAATCAACCGCTGTTGGCATTAAAAATCACCGCTATGACCGCCGCCTACCGCTTATGGCTCAATGATCGTCTGTTGGTCGAGCAGGGTATTGTCGGCACCAGCAGCCAGTCCGAGTGTCCTGCATTCGGGCGTAAAACCGTCAGCTTTCAGCCTCCGGCTGAGAGGTTTGTCCTGACCTTGCAGCTCTCCAATCACAACCTGATCGGCGGGGTTGTTTCCCATCCACGGTTGGTGCTGGGCGACGCAGCACAACTTAGTACTGCTGCGGGAGCAGAGCGCCGCCACTCAGCTATTCTGCTGTGCGTGTCTCTATTTATGGTGGTGTACCATCTGGCGCTGTTTCTGTTTTATCGCCGCGACCGCTCCACCCTCTATTTCGCGCTGTTCTGTCTGCTGTGGCTGATCAACGGCACGATCACCTACGTCAGTTCCTGGATGCTGTCGTTCACTGAAATTCACAATATGGTGTGGAGCGTCTATCGCTGCGACCTGATCAGCTACTATCTGACGATTCCCCTGATGGTGCTGTTTTTTCGCTCCATGTTCCGCGATGAAATGCCTGCGCTCATGCCGAAGCTGGCGCTGCTTCCGGCCCTTGGTTTCAGCGGCTATGTGCTGCTGCCCGAATTTGTCGGACTGCATCCGTTGCAGGGCAGTGGCCCGCAACTCTACCATCTGTTCTCCATCCTGTTTATCCTCTGGTCTGCCTATGGACTGATCAAGGCCTGGCAACACCAACGCAGTGGTGCCGGGCTGATTCTGGCTGGTTTTATTTTGATGACCATGGTGGGCGTCAACGACATGCTGTTCGATATCAAAGTGGTCAACACCGGTTTTTTTATGCCATTCGGCATGCTGTTGTTCATCGTCTTTCAGGCGCTGGCCCTGGCACAGCGTTTTTCCAATGCGTTTGCCACCACTGAGCGGCTGTCCATGGAATTGCAGGAGAAAAATATCGCCCTGTCGCGCATGGATCAACTCAAGGATGAGTTTCTCGCCAACACCTCGCATGAACTGCGCACGCCGCTGGCCGGGATTATCGGTATTGCCGAATCACTGCTGGCCGGCAGTGGCGGGCAACTTTCCGAACTGGCGCGCCACAACCTGCACATGGTGGTCACCAGTGGTCGCCGCCTGACCTCGCTCATCAACGACATTCTTGATTTTACCCGGCTGCGCAACCGCGATTTGCCCCTGAACCTCAAAGCCGTCGATGCCAAAGCCATTGCCGATGTGGTGATCTCCCTGCTCACTCCACTGGCTGAGGCCAAGCAGCTGACTTTGGTGAATCAGATCGATGATACGCTGCCCTGTGTCCGTGCCGATGAAGATCGCCTCCAGCAGATTTTTTACAACCTGCTCGGCAACGCCATCAAATTTACCGATCAGGGAGAGATTGTCGTTACAGGTCAGCAGGTCAATGACGGGTTGGAACTCAGCGTGCGCGATCAGGGGATCGGTATCGACGCTGAGGGCCTTAAAACTATCTTCGAACCCTTTGAACAGGTCGATTCCGGGGCCGAACGCATCAGCCAGGGGGCCGGACTCGGGCTGGCCATCACCCGTAATCTGGTGCAGTTGCACGGCGGCGATCTCGGCGTCGAATCCCAGCTCGGCCAGGGCAGCACGTTCCACTTTCGCCTGCCAGTGACGGAGTCGTTCACGCAAACCATGGCGGCTGCCGTGGACACGCTTCAATCGTCGCCTGCGCCCATGCCCGCCAGCGTGCTGTTGCCCGAAAAAACAGCGGAACAAGAATCGCAACAGGCCGGTGAAGGGGAGGATGGTTCTGATTTCAGCATCCTGGTCGTCGATGACGAACCGGTCAACCTGCAAGTGCTGGTCAATCAGCTCCACGTTGCCCGCTACCGGGTGCGCATTGCCAACAGCGGTAGGGAGGCCCTCGCTCTGGTCGACGAGGAAACCCCGGATCTGATTCTACTCGATATCATGATGCCGCACATGACTGGCTACGAGGTGTGTCAGCGCCTGCGCCGCACCTACAACGCCGCGCAACTGCCGGTGATCATGCTCACCGCGCGCAGCCGGGTTTCCGATGTCGTGCAAGGCTTTCAGGCCGGAGCCAACGACTATGTGTCCAAACCGTTTTCCCGCGATATCCTGCTGGCGCGGGTGCGCACCCAGCTGCAACTCGGCCGTGCCTATCAGACTCTGGCCGAAAATATGCGCCTGAAAAAAGAGCTGGAACAACGTCAGCAGACCGAACTCGAACTGCGCCAGACCCAGCGCCGCCTTGCCCAATTGCTCGACAGCGTCGATGACATGGTCATCACCGTCAACGAAAGTCGCGAAATCTCCTTTTACAACCACAGCGCCGCCCAACTGCTCGGTGTTGATGACGACACCTTGCTCGGCCATGGTCTCGAAGAACTGTTTGATGCCGCCTGGGTTGAGAAACTGGAAGCCCTGTCGGTCCGCCAGCAGAAGGGGGAGAACGGCGAGGGCGCGACCTGCTCGCTGGCCGGGCTTGAGGTGACCAAAGCCGATGGCGGGACCCTACAGGTTGATGTGATTGCCACCCTGCTCATCCTGGAAGATGAAGCGTTGCAGACCCTGATCCTGCGCGTGCCGCAGACCGTTACGCCGTCACCGGCACCCGTGACCGTTAACGTCATTGCCGCCGTGAACCGCCATCAGCAACGCCTGCGCGGTCTGGAAAATGCCCTTAACGGTCTGCTGCCCCGCTTGCAATCCGATGCCCCGGAAGTGGTCAACGAGATCCGCACCCTTGATCAGGCCCTGGCCGATGTGGAAAAAAATCTCCACACCAGCGCCGAAAATGAACGCCGCCGCCTGGCCGTACAGGTGATGCAACTCAGTATCGACTACTGGTACGAAGCCACCGACCTGGGCAAGGTCGATCTGGCGCGTGAATCCGGCATCTGGAAACTCTACACCGACCGCAACGGCTACACCCGCGCCCAGACCTTTGACAAATACCTCAGCGAAGAGACCTTCCCCCGTCGCCCGCGCTGGAAATCCATCAGCAACACCGCCGTCTATGTGCTCGCTGCCTGCACGACGCCTTGCCCTCTGCGTGATCGTCTGGAACGCGCCCTCGCCGCCCTGCGCCTGCAAGAATAG